The following proteins are co-located in the Desulfoscipio sp. XC116 genome:
- a CDS encoding universal stress protein, whose amino-acid sequence MYKKILVPLDGSHRSIAAAEHAMQIAAGFGAQVTFLHVVPNLTNFVSSHQVQAAIDFNQLAEEFAANGETILDDARKEFTDRGVIIDKKLLWGHPSQEIIQEAKDGQYDLIVVGSRGLGEIKGYVMGSVSNRITKHAPCPVLVVR is encoded by the coding sequence ATGTATAAAAAGATTTTAGTTCCCTTGGACGGCTCGCATCGTTCTATAGCAGCAGCGGAGCACGCCATGCAAATTGCAGCCGGTTTTGGAGCACAGGTAACTTTTCTTCATGTCGTTCCCAACCTGACTAATTTTGTGAGCAGCCATCAAGTTCAGGCAGCCATAGATTTCAACCAGCTAGCAGAAGAGTTTGCAGCCAACGGCGAAACAATACTTGATGATGCCCGGAAAGAATTCACCGATCGCGGAGTCATTATAGATAAAAAACTTTTGTGGGGCCATCCCTCTCAGGAAATTATTCAAGAGGCCAAAGACGGGCAATACGATTTAATTGTCGTAGGCAGCCGTGGTTTAGGCGAAATTAAAGGCTACGTAATGGGCAGCGTAAGCAACCGGATCACCAAGCATGCCCCATGCCCGGTGTTGGTTGTCAGATAA